ATTGTTTTCATTTAATAAACTGTTGTTCGAATATCTCAAACCTACTTTCATCGCTAATTTTTTAGAGAATAAAATATCTCCTTCTGTATAAAAAGCGGCAATATTAGAATCGTAACCATTTGCAACTTTAATAGCAATATTATCATCGAAATTTTCATTAAACTTTGTGATAAAATAATCAGCTCCAAAAGATAATTTAAAGTAGTTCGAAATGTTTTTTCTCAACTTCAATTTCAATTGCATCGCATTTTCGTTACTATCAACATCATTAATATCATACTTGATTTTGTTTTTGCTGTAACCGTAGCTAACTCCTGATGTAAGTTGCCATCCTGTTCCAAAATCTCCTTTGTAAGAAGCATTCAGGTAAAAATTATTATTGTTTAAATCGGTTCTGATTGGATTTACAAAATTTACATTTTTCTGATTTAAGTCAAATTTCTCCGAATCGAAAGCAGCATAAAACTTAAAAATTCCTCTTTCGAAATTATATCTGTAAACCGCTTCTCCACCCAAAGATTGGTAAGGATTATTCCAATCAACATTTTGCGGAATTGCAGCCTGATAAGGCGCAAGATTAATATAATTGGTATTGATACTAAAAGAGCTTTTTTTCCATTTTTGAGTATTTCCAACTCCTAAACCAACGGTCATTAAAGCAATATCTGTTTTATTTTGGTCCGGTTCATCTTGTGTATTCAAAAGTAATACACTTGATAAAGCTTCTCCATATTCAGCAGAATAACCTCCTGTTGAAAATGCAATTCCGCTAAATAAGAAAGGTGAAAATCTACTTCTTGTTGGTAAATTATTAGTCGTTGCACCATAAGGTTGTGCCACGCGAAGTCCGTCAACAAAGGTTTGCGTTTCGCTCGCTTCTCCTCCACGAACAAATAAACGTCCGTCTTCGCCCACAGTTTGCGTTCCCGGCAAAGTTTGCAAGGCTGCAATAATATTTCCGGCAGAACCGGCAGTTGTAACAATGTCTAATGGTTTTAAAACAGAAACTCTGGCTTTGTCTCCGGATTCTAATGTTCCTGCGGTAATAACTACGGCATCAAGAGCATTTACATTTTCTCTTAATTTAACAGTTTGATTTTTGTAATTGGCAACATCAATTTCTGTTTTAAAAGTTTCATAAAGTAAAAAACTAACTACTATTGTTTGATTTCCTGTTGCAGTGGTTTCAAAAGAAAAATCTCCCGTTTCAGAACTTGTAGCTCCGTCATAAGCTCCGTCCAGATAGATATTTGCTCCCGGAACCGGTTTTCCTTTTTGATCTACAACTTTTCCAGAAATGACATTCTGAGCAAAAATAAAAGACGTTAAAAGTAAAAAAGTAATCGTAAAAAGTAATTTGGTTTTCATAACATTTGGTTTTGATGAGGCAAATGTATTTTAACAATCTAAGTTAAAAAATATTAAATAACCCAATTGTAGAATTTCGAGGATGAGTTGTAAAATACTTATTTGTATCTTAGCTAACATGTTTCTAAAAACTATTAACTATGTCAGAAAGTAAAAGAGTTTCGAATTTATATCAATCCATTTACAATGGAAATCCGTGGCTTGAGGTTACCTTAGCAGATACTTTAAAAGATGTTACTGCAGCTCAGGCTTATAAAAAAATCAATCCAAATTTAAACACGATTTGGGAAATTGTCAATCACTTAATCCAATGGAGAAGAAATATATTAAGGCGTGTTCAGGGAGAAATAATTACAACTCCTGATCATAATTATTTTGTGCCAATCTTAGATTCGTCCGAACCAGCTTGGGAACAATCGCTGCAAAGTCTGGCAAAATCTCAGGAATTATGGAGCGCTTGTCTAAGTGATTTTAATGATGCTGATTTCGAGAAAATAGATCAAAATAATAATCATAATTTTTATGAAGATATCCACGGAATCATTCAGCATGATGTTTATCATTTAGGACAGATTGTTATTTTGAAGAAGTTACTATAGTTGAAGATTTTTTTGCGCAATCTTGTCATTTCGACGAAGGAGACTCGAGCGATAGCGAACAGACGAAGTAAATCTCCGCAAGTAGCTCGACAAAGAGTGGAAACTGTGCTTTTTATGGCACGCGGATGACACTGATTCGCTATCGCGAAAACGCAGATTCGCACGGATTTTTATTTGAATTTTTGTCATTTCGAGGAACGAGAAATCACACTAGAAGCTCGACAAAGATTGGGTTTTCGTTATGGAGTTTCTTACGGAGATTCCTCGTTCCTCGGAATGACAAAACTGAGAGTTATTTTTAAATAGAAAACATCTTTTTTAATAAATATTCACATGAAAAAATCAATCGTATTACTCGGATTTTTATTTATAAATGTCATCGGATTTTCTCAGCAAAAGGAAGTAAAATTCGACGAAAATCTGGCAAAATCATTACACGCTGACGAATACGGAATGAAGAAATATGTATTCTGTCTTTTGAAATCCGGAACAAATACAACGGCGTCTAAAGAAGAAACTAAAAAATTATTTGAAGGGCATATGGCCAATATTGGAAAACTTGCCAAAGAAGGAAAACTTGTCGTAGCCGGACCTTTCATGAAAAACGACAGAAATTATAGAGGAATCTATATTTTTAATGTTGAAACTATTGAAGAAGCGCTAGCATTAGTCGCCACAGATCCTGCAATACAAGCAAAATTACTTGAAGCCGAATTAACGCCTTGGTACGCAACGGCGGCTTTGCAGGAAACGCTAAAAATTCATGAAAAAATTGCCAAGACTAAAATGTAAATACCTTTTATAATGACAGAAAAAGAAAAAATGATCTCGGGAGAATATTATGTTGCAGGAGATCCTGTTTTAGTAAAAGAACGCCGAAAAGCTAAAAACCTACTCCATCGCTTAAACGTTGTCGAATATCGTTTGACAAAAAAAGCAAAAGAAATTCTAGCCGAATTAATTCCAAATACTGGTAAGAGTTTTTATATCGAGCCTCCGTTTCATTGTGATTATGGTTATAATATTTCTTGTGGTGACAACGTTTATTTTAATGTAAATTGTGTTGTTCTGGATTGTGCGCCAGTAAATATTGGATCAAATGTATTTTTTGCTCCAAATGTTCAAATTTATACCGCAACACATCCGCTTGACGCTGAATTAAGAAAAACACTCGAAAATGCTTTGCCAATTTCTATTGGTGACGATTGCTGGATTGGCGGAAATTCTGTAATTTGCCCTGGCGTAACCATAGGAAAAGGTTGTGTTATTGGCGCCGGATCTGTAGTTACAAAAGATATTCCGGATAACTCATTAGCCGTTGGAAATCCAGCGAAAGTAATTCGAAAATTAAATCAAGAACCTGAATCAAATTCATAATGCTTACTTTAAATAAAGTTCACCATATCGCCATTTTATGCTCGGATTATCAAAAATCTAAAACTTTCTATACAGAAGTTTTGGGTTTAACAATTATTAGAGAAATATATCGTGAAGAACGCCAATCGTACAAACTTGATTTAGCTTTAAACGGCACTTATGTTGTTGAATTATTCTCATTTCCAGATCCGCCAAAAAGACCTTCAAGACCTGAAGCGGTTGGTTTGCGTCACTTAGCTTTTGAAGTAATTAATTTAGAAGAAACTATCGCTTTTTTGGATACCAAAAACATCGAATCAGAACCTATAAGAATTGATGAAACGACTGAAAAAAGATTCACTTTTATTGCCGATCCTGATTTGTTGCCAATTGAGTTTTATGAAAGATAAAAAGTAAGGTTCAGAGTTGCAAAGGTTCAAAGGGACAAAGGTTTTCTCATTTATGCGATTTCTCCCTTTGGTCGAAATGGCAAACTTACTTTTATATTATTATTTTAGCAAAACACAAAAACTTTGTCCCTTTGAACCTTTGTAACTTTGCACCTAAATGCGCGCTATCCAAGAAAAAACACACTGAAAGAATTTTCCTGTTTTTATCAGTTTTAACACATTATATTGCATATTTTCTATTAAAAACCGAATTTGATTCTTAATTTTGTAATCCGCATAAAAAAAGTGCGATCACTTCTGATGAACAAAACGGCGCAAATCAAAAAAAATCATCAATTTATTAAATTCCGAAAATTAGTTGTTGTTTCTATTCTAATAGGTTTTTTATCGGCCTTTCTCGGAATTTCACTTAAAAAAATTACAGAATACTACGAAGAAATCTTCTTTCATGAAGTTACTGTACATCCATTATTGTATATTCTCTTCCCGGTTTTTGGATTGTCTGTGATTTATTTTCTAAGACATTATCTTTTTAAGAAAAAAGAAAACAAAGGAATCAAGGAAGTTTTTGAAAGCACGAAATCAACTTCAAAAAATTTACCTTCTTATAAAATCCCATCTCACTTTATAAACGGATTAATAACAGTTGCTTTTGGAGGTTCTACCGGAATTGAGGTTTCTACCGTTGTCGCTTCAGCAACAATTGGTTCTGTAGCGCAGCAAAAGGAAAACATCTTTAGACAATACAAAACCGAATTAATTTGTGCGGGAGTTGCTGCCGGAGTTACCGCTTTATTCAGCAGTCCAATTGCAGGAATCTTGTTTGCTCTGGAAGTTATTTCACGAAAAGTAACAAAAGCTTTTATTATTTCGAATCTAATTGCTGTTTCAATCGCATTCGGATTATTATCTATATTAAAAGAAGAACCATTATTTACGGTTTCGATTACAACCTGGCATTTAAGAGCGATTCCGTATTTTATTCTTTTAGGAATTTTGGCGGGAATAAATTCTGTTTACTTAACTCGTTGTGTCTTATTCTTTAAATCTCAATTTGGCAAAATCGACACTCATTATTACAAAATATTAATTGGTTCAGTAGTTTTGAGCGTTTCTTTATTCATCTTTCCGCAACTATACGGAGAAGGATATCACGCTATAAAAGGAATCTTTGGCAACACAAATGAAATTCCGTTAACGCTGACTTTAGCATTAACTTTTATCGGAATCTTGATTTTAAAACCAATTGTAACTTCGGTAACATTGGCTTCTGGTGGCGATGGCGGCGTTTTTGCTCCAAGTCTTTTTATTGGTGCATTTTTAGGTTTATTACTCGCTTCAGTTTTAAATAGTTTTTTCCATGTAAATGTAATTCCGGTTAATTTTATGATTATCGGAATGGCTGCTGTTTTAAGCGCCAGCATTCATGCGCCTTTTACAGCAATATTCCTGGTTTGTGGACTAACAAATGATTACACGTTATTTTTACCAATTTTAGTAGTTTGTTTAATTTCTAAATACACCGCAAAAATGATTTATCCATTTACCGTTTACTCTTATTCGCCAAGTTTAATAAAATAAAAAAAAGGACTTTGATTTTAAAATTTGACAGATAATTAATCTGTAACAAAAACAAATTTAGTTCTTAAGAATACGCAATAAAATACCACATGCCTAATCAAAAATTAAAAAGAAGTTATCGTAAAACACGCTATATTCTTTATAAAGAAACTCTAATTGATTCCAAAGAACATTTTTGGTCGTTTATAGGATCATTTGTCGGAATTGGAATCTTGTCTTATCTTGAATCCATTCGTTTTTCCGGAACTGATATTGTTTTTCTAATTGGTTCTTTTGGAGCATCGAGCGTATTGGTTTACGGAATTATCCAAAGTCCGTTTTCGCAACCCCGAAATTTAATTGGCGGTCACGTGATTTCAGCAATTATTGGGGTTACCGTAAACCAATTGGTTCCTGATATTATTTGGTTATCTGCACCTTTGGCGGTTTCGTTATCCATTATTTTTATGCAAATTACCAAAACCCTTCATCCTCCCGGGGGTGCAACTGCGCTTATTGCTGTTACGGGTTCTGCGCAAATAAAAGATTTAGGTTATATGTATGTGCTTTCTCCGGTTTTAGACGGTGTTCTGATTCTGTTTATAACGGCATTAATTTTCAATAATATGACTTCAAGCCGAAGTTATCCAAGTCATAGCACTTATCATAAACGTTATCATAAGATTAGAAAAAGATTGATTGGGAGATAGTTTTGACTTTTATAATTCACTCGATTGTTGTCATCCTGAGCGGAGTCGAAGGCGCGCCAATTGGAATGGACTTCGACTTCGCTCAGCCTGACAACGATTCTACTGAGCCTGGTAAATAAAAATCTTTTCAACAAATCGTAAATCACAATTCGTATTTCGTTTTTTATATTTTACCTTTGACCTTTCAATAAAAACAAAGATTATGGTTTATAAATTTAGAGTAATTCTAGACGCCGAAGAAGATATTTTTAGAGACATTGCTATTCTTGAGGAAGATACTCTTGAGGATTTACACAATGCTATCTTCAACGCTTTTGGTTTTGACGGAATGGAAGTAGCTTCGTTTTATACCTGCGATGAAACTTGGAATCAGGAAGATGAAATTCCGCTTTTTGATACTGGCGATGTTCCTGGTGAACAACGAACTATGGGCGATTATCCATTATCTTCTATCCTGGATAAAGAAAATACCAAAATCATCTACGTGTACGATTTCATCAATATGTGGACTTTCTTAGTTGAATTAGCCGCTGTTGAAGATCAAATTGCAGGAGCTCCTTATCCTGAAACTTTATTCTCACACGGAGAAATGCCTGATGAAGCCATCGAAAAAAACTTTGAAGCAGATATGCACGACGATATCTACGGAGAATTTGAAGATGATCTTGACGAAGACGATCTTGACATGTTCGAAGGCGACGATAGCTTTGAAGATTACGGATTTGAGGAAAATTGGAATTAATTTTTTGAGGTTCTTAGGTTCTGAGTTGCTGAGGTTCTAAGTTTTTATTTTGAAAGATTTATCTTATTTTTTTATTAATTTTATCAGATTAAATAAAAAATAAAAATGAGTGATTTTCGAAAACTTCTAATCTGGCAGAAATCAATGAGCTTGATTACCAAAATCTATTTTTCAACAAACAATTTCCCAAAAGAAGAAATCTTTGGATTAACGTCACAGATAAGACGAAGTTCGGTTTCAATATCCAGTAATATTGCCGAAGGATCCGGACGAGAAAGCGATAAAGATTTTTTACGCTTTTTAAATATTTCAGTAGGTTCTTTATTTGAAATGCAAACTCAATTAGAAATTGCAAAAAATATAACCTATCTTAACGAACAAGAATTTAATAATTTATATGAGGATAATCGTGAAGTAGAGAGAATGTTAGTTTCGTTTATTAAGAAAATAAAAAACAGAAACTAAAACCTCAGAACCTTAGCGACTCAGAACCTCAGCAACTTTAAATATGATCAACTTATTCAACACCCACATCGAGACGCTTGCGATACACCGCGTAGGAAACAAGAGCAGAAACGAAGCGATTTTTTTATCGGAACAACCATTTAATCTAAATGATGAAATTGTGCCTTTGATAAAAGAATACTTTTTTAAACCTTTTAGAGAGAAAGAAGAAAACTATTATCAGTTTGCGCACGAAGTCGATTTGGATTATAACGACATGTTTAAGTATGCTACTGAGATTTTTAATAATCCTGGGAACTTACAGGAGGTTTCAAAAAGAATCACTACGCATTTATTCGAGCAATCAAATCATCCGCACATTAAAAACGGAGAGGTTTATGTAACTTATTTAACAAATCTAAGTATTGACAATAATGTTGTTGACGCTATCGGAATTTTTAAAAGTGAGTTACAAGCCGACTTTTTACAATTTGAAGAAAAAAACAGTAATCTTGAAATGATCTTGCAACAAGGTATCAACTTAAGCAAATTAGATAAAGGCTGTTTGATTTTTAATTATAAAAAAGAAGAAGGATATAAAATCCTAACCGTAGACAGTAACCGTTATGACGCGCGTTATTGGTTAGAGCACTTTTTATCAGTTGACGCTTTTGAAGATGAAAACTTCATCACTAAAAAATACTTGAAATTCTGTCAAAACTTCGCAAAAGATGTTGTTTTACCAGCAGAAGACAAAAAAGAAGAAGTAATGTTCATGAACCGTTCTGTGAATTATTTCGCTAAGAACGACCAGTTTGAAGAGCAGAATTTCTTAAATGAAGTATTAGACAATCCAGACTTAATTCCTGAATTCAAAAACTATAAAGTTGATAAAGGAGAAAAATACAGCATCGAAGATGTAACCTCATTCCCTATTGCAAACGCAGCAGTTTCTGACGCAAGAAAATCGATTAAAAACGTTATTAATCTTGATACTCATATTCAGATTAAAATGGATTTTATCAACCCTGAAAGTGCAGAAAAATTTGTTGAAAAAGGCTGGGATGAAGAAAAACAAATGTATTACTACTTAGTTTACTTCAATAAAGAAGAAAAAAGCTAAGAGTTATTCATTTTCTATTACTTACTTAAAACAAAAAACGGCAACTACATTTATTTGTAATTGCCGTTTTTTTATTGCTCTCAAATATTAGAATTTCAATCTAAAAAATCAATTTCAATCGCTTTTCTTAAAATATACAACCAGAATTTTTCTGTTTTTCTAATTTCTTCTTCATTAATTCATAAGTATTTAGCTATATTTTTAAAATTATTATTTCAAAAATATAAGAATAAACTTATTTTCTAAGATTATTATGCTTTAATTTGCGACAATTATTATCGTAATTATCTATAAAGAAAATGAAAAAACAATTATTAATTATCGGCGGAGGATTCGCAGGTTTTTGGAGCGCTTTAAGCGCTATTAGACAAAGTCGTGAATTACAAAAGGAAAATGAACTTGAGATGACTTTGGTGAATATGGATGAATATCTAACAATTCGTCCAAGATTATATGAAGTTTCATTAGAAGGATTAAGAGTTGAGCTAAAAAAATATTTCAAACCATTGAATATTAAATTCATCATTGGTAAAGCAGAAATTATCAATCCGGAACAAAATCTGGTAACGGTTGCGACCAATCACGGTTCAAGAATTGTGAACTACGATTATCTAATTTTATCATCAGGAAGTGTTTTGAAAGCAATAAACATTCCTGGAATCGAAAACACTTTTAATGTAGACACATTCAATGGTGCTCAAAGACTTGAAGATCATTTAGTGCAATTGGCAAGTAAAAATTTTGAGGGTGATGGCGCTACAACTTTTGTCATTGCCGGAAGCGGATTAACAGGTCTTGAAGTTGTTACTGTTATAAAAGAAAAAGCTTTGAAAATATTAGGCGAACATGGTCAAGATCCAATTGACTTTAAAGTTGTACTTATTGAAAAAGCGGATAAAGTAGGAAACTATTATTCAACTGAAGCACAGGATTACGTTATAAAAACTTTAGAAACGAAAAACGTTACTGTTGTAACGGGCGTTTCATTGGCAGGTGTAAATTCCAAAGGCGCAACCTTAAGTGATGGTACATTTATTCCTTCGCAAACGGTTATTTCGACTGTTGGATTAGTCGCAAGTTCGCTTTGCAATTTCTTTAAAGGAGAAAAAGATAAACTGGGACGTCTTCATGTAAATAAATATCTTCAATTAGAAGAATATGAGAATGTTATTGCAGCCGGAGATGTTGCAAATATTCCTACTGACGATAAAGGCAATAGTTCACTTATGGCTTGCCAGTTCTCAATGTTCTTAGGTAAATGGGCTGGACATAATGCTGTTAACAGCTTGTTTTCGCAACCATTAAAACCTTACAATTACACAGATTATGTAACCTGCGTTGATTTAGGTCAGGAAGATGGTATGCTAACAACCGGATGGGAACGTACATTAGCTTTTAGCGGAATTGAAGGAAAGAATATAAAAATGGAAGTTACTACAAAACTAATCTATCCGGCAGACGACGTTGAAACTGCACTGACAGATTCTTATCCAGAAGTTCCAAATGTTAGCCAAAACGCTGTTTAAATTACAATTTTCATGAAACTGACTAAATCATTACTATGCCAACTTTAGGAAAAAATGTAGAATATGCGATACATTCGTTAGTGTATTTAATAGATAACCCTGAAGACAGCACAATTACGGTGCGTGATTTGGCAAATTTTCAAAATATATCCGAAACTTATCTCGCCAAAGCTTTTACCAAACTGAAAAAAGCGGGAATATTAAAGTCAAATATTGGTGTGAAAGGCGGTTACAAGCTGGCGCGTTCGTCTACTGAAATCACATTTTTAGATATCGTTCTTGCTGTTGAAGGAGAAATTTCGTTTTTTGAATGCCATAAAATCAGAGACAATTGTGTCTTGCTGGATAAGTCAGAACTTCCCTGGAAAAAAGATAGCTATTGTGCAATACATATGGTAATGATTGAGACTGAAAATAAAATCAAGGATTCCTTAAGAGAAAAAAATCTTCAATGGGTTCATGATACGATTCGAAAACAGTACGGGCAGAAAATGATTGATAAAACGCAAGATTGGTTTCAGTCGAATGTTTTTAGTACAAAGTAGATTATTCATTTAAGTACTATTTCAGACTTATAGGATTACTTTGAAAATAGTACCGTTAAAAACAAAAAATCCCATTCGTCATAACGAATGGGATTTTTTATATTCTTATCTTAATTAGCTTTTTAGAGCACAGAAAACATTGCTTTTACGATATCATCGTAGACTTGTTTGTCTCTTTCGCCGGTTCTTGCTAAAACTCTGATTCCGGAGTAATTATTAAAAATAAATCTTGCTAAAACTCTTGCATCAATAGTTTTGGAAATGTGACCTTGATCCTGCCCTTTCTTAACTGCGTTTGTAAAAACTTCTTCCATTATCTGGCTGTTATTTTTTACAATTTTGGCAATTTCTTCATCATGCATCGCCAATTCTACAGAAGAATTTACCATAAAACATCCTTTTGTAATTCGGTCTTCAAGACTTTCTATAACGGCTTGTTTAAAAATATCACGTAAAGTCTCTTTTATATTTTCCGATTCATCGAAAAGTTTTACGATTTGATCTTGAGCATTTTTCTGATAACGTTGTAAAGATTGCGCAAAAAGCTTCTGCTTATCGCCAAAAGTATCATACAAACTAGAACGGCTTAAACCTAAATGTGTCACTAAATCCTGAGCGGATGTCCCGTTGTAACCTTTGTGCCAAAAAATTTCGATCGCTTTATCCAAAGCCTGATCTTCATTAAATTCTTTTGTTCTAGCCATGATTTCTACTATTCAATTAATATTACAAAGGTATAAAAAACGGAACAATCGTTCCTGAATTTCAGTAAAAAAAATTAAACTACTGCATTAACAGTAAGTCCGCCATCAACTACAATTTCAGTTCCTGTGATAAATGATGCATCATCTGAAGCAAGGAAACTAACTGTTTTTGCAATTTCTGAAGCTTGACCAAAACGTTTCAATAATATTTTTTCTCCTAAAACTGCTCCAAAACCTTCTACTTCTGCTTTTTCTAAACCTAATTTTCCATAAAGCGGAGTTTCAACAGGACCAGGAGAAACTGCATTTACTCTGATTTTTCTTGGAGCTAATTCTGTAGCAAATACTCTGTTTAAAGATAATACCGCTGCTTTGCTTGCTGCATAAACACTAGAATTTGGCATACCAACATGTGCATTGATTGAAGTATTAAAAATAATAGAACCTCCATCATTTAAGATTGGTAATACTTTTTGAACAGTAAAATAAACTCCTTTTACGTTTACATTCATAATGCTGTCATAATGTTCTTCTGAAGCTGAATCTACGGGAGCGAAAGAAGCTGTTCCGGCATTTAAGAATACAATATCAACTTTTCCGAATTGTGTTTTTACTTGTTCTACTAAACTATCAATAGATTTTAAATCTGATTGATCTGCAACAATTCCGGTTACGTTCAATTCTTTTTCGGCTTGAGCCAAAGCTTCTTTGTTTCTTCCTGTTACAATTACTTTTGCACCTTTTGCTACTAAATCAGCTGCAGCTGCATACCCAATACCACTATTTCCACCAGTTACAATAGCTACTTTGTTTTCTAAATTTTTCATTTTGTTTATTTATTAAGTTATTGATTATTCAATTATTATGGTACAAAGATATAATAACGGAATGATCGTTCCGTTATTATTAATGTTAAAATTTAGTTAAATTAAAAATTCACTTTCAAACCTTCCTGTTTACAAGGGTTTATATCTATACTATTATAAAGGAAACAAATAATAAATTGGCTAACATTCTTAATATTTGCTTAATTTTGCATCTCTAAACTATACACAGATGGATATTCATTTACACAACGAAAGTCCTTTCAAAACTATCATATCATTTCATAAGCTAATTGAATCGTTTGAAGAAATTGCTTTATCAGATGTTGATTACCGAGCAAATTACGCCAAAGCAATACTTAAACAAATAGAAGCTTTTCCTGAATTAAGAACTGGTATTAAGGATTATTCTACTATTAAAGATAATGAAGCACTGATCAAAAATCTCTTGGCAGATTTGTTTCCTACTGCTTTAACAAATAATGAGATAAAAGCGATTACGATTCCTTTTCAGAATTTATCTTTCAATTATACAGAACGTTTCAAAAAGATTCTAAGCAATGCAGGATCTGAATTTGATATGGAAATTCGTGATTTCGACGATCACCAATTTTATGTAAATAATTGTTGCTTAATATTAGGCGTATATTACAAACAGAAAATAGATTTTAATAAACCTTTCTTCTACGATATTCCGGATGAAAACGGTGTTGAAAAACATTATCGTATTTTGTACAATGCTGATTTTATGGAAATTATTCCAACAAAAAACTCGGTACATTTAACTCAGGAAGATATTGATTTGTTAATGGATAATTACGGCGATCTTGAACTTTGGAAATCTAAATTCCCTAAAGGAAGCTGGACTTTAAAAGGTTTCGGAATTGTTTCTTTGTTTGATGCTACTACAGAAAGTGCTATTTCGAACTTAAAAAGTAATTTACTAAAACCTGATTCTAAAGCTGGTCCAACTAACGAAATTGTATCTAACATTTTTAAATCAATATTTAAAATCCCTGATTTACAAGTTGGTTTTATTGTTTACAATCCTGAAGAAGAAAAATTTATAAGACCTATAAAGTTTGATACGCAATTGCAGAGTTTTCTACTTTCTAAAGATCAGGAAATTGATTGCAAGAATGCTTTTTTTGGATGTACGTTCGAAAAATTATTAGACAATAAAGAGCCTTTGGTAATTTCTAATGTGAAAAAATTCATTGAAGAAGGACCAAACAAAAAACTTGGTGAACATTTATTAAAACAAGGTGTTCAGAGTTGTGTTTTTGCTCCGGTTATAAAAGACGGACATTTATTGGGTGTTGTAGAATTAGTTTCTCCACATGCCAGAGATTTAAATACCGTAAATGCAACTAAACTAGAATTGGTTCTACCCTATTTAACAGATACTATTGATCGCTACAATACTGATATGCAACATCAGATTGAAGCTATCATTCAGCGTGAATATACTACGATTCATCCAAGTGTATACTGGAAATTTAGAAGAGAATCTCAAAATTACTTTCAAAATTCAAATCATACCAAAGATTATATTTTCAAGGAAATTTCCTTTAAGAATGTATATCCGTTATACGGACAAATCGATATTAAAGGTTCGTCTGAACACAGAAATGAAACGGTTAAACGAGATCTTAAAA
This genomic window from Flavobacterium sp. 9 contains:
- a CDS encoding YciI family protein — protein: MKKSIVLLGFLFINVIGFSQQKEVKFDENLAKSLHADEYGMKKYVFCLLKSGTNTTASKEETKKLFEGHMANIGKLAKEGKLVVAGPFMKNDRNYRGIYIFNVETIEEALALVATDPAIQAKLLEAELTPWYATAALQETLKIHEKIAKTKM
- a CDS encoding four helix bundle protein — encoded protein: MSDFRKLLIWQKSMSLITKIYFSTNNFPKEEIFGLTSQIRRSSVSISSNIAEGSGRESDKDFLRFLNISVGSLFEMQTQLEIAKNITYLNEQEFNNLYEDNREVERMLVSFIKKIKNRN
- a CDS encoding chloride channel protein is translated as MNKTAQIKKNHQFIKFRKLVVVSILIGFLSAFLGISLKKITEYYEEIFFHEVTVHPLLYILFPVFGLSVIYFLRHYLFKKKENKGIKEVFESTKSTSKNLPSYKIPSHFINGLITVAFGGSTGIEVSTVVASATIGSVAQQKENIFRQYKTELICAGVAAGVTALFSSPIAGILFALEVISRKVTKAFIISNLIAVSIAFGLLSILKEEPLFTVSITTWHLRAIPYFILLGILAGINSVYLTRCVLFFKSQFGKIDTHYYKILIGSVVLSVSLFIFPQLYGEGYHAIKGIFGNTNEIPLTLTLALTFIGILILKPIVTSVTLASGGDGGVFAPSLFIGAFLGLLLASVLNSFFHVNVIPVNFMIIGMAAVLSASIHAPFTAIFLVCGLTNDYTLFLPILVVCLISKYTAKMIYPFTVYSYSPSLIK
- a CDS encoding sugar O-acetyltransferase, which gives rise to MMTEKEKMISGEYYVAGDPVLVKERRKAKNLLHRLNVVEYRLTKKAKEILAELIPNTGKSFYIEPPFHCDYGYNISCGDNVYFNVNCVVLDCAPVNIGSNVFFAPNVQIYTATHPLDAELRKTLENALPISIGDDCWIGGNSVICPGVTIGKGCVIGAGSVVTKDIPDNSLAVGNPAKVIRKLNQEPESNS
- a CDS encoding VOC family protein; this encodes MLTLNKVHHIAILCSDYQKSKTFYTEVLGLTIIREIYREERQSYKLDLALNGTYVVELFSFPDPPKRPSRPEAVGLRHLAFEVINLEETIAFLDTKNIESEPIRIDETTEKRFTFIADPDLLPIEFYER
- a CDS encoding TonB-dependent receptor translates to MKTKLLFTITFLLLTSFIFAQNVISGKVVDQKGKPVPGANIYLDGAYDGATSSETGDFSFETTATGNQTIVVSFLLYETFKTEIDVANYKNQTVKLRENVNALDAVVITAGTLESGDKARVSVLKPLDIVTTAGSAGNIIAALQTLPGTQTVGEDGRLFVRGGEASETQTFVDGLRVAQPYGATTNNLPTRSRFSPFLFSGIAFSTGGYSAEYGEALSSVLLLNTQDEPDQNKTDIALMTVGLGVGNTQKWKKSSFSINTNYINLAPYQAAIPQNVDWNNPYQSLGGEAVYRYNFERGIFKFYAAFDSEKFDLNQKNVNFVNPIRTDLNNNNFYLNASYKGDFGTGWQLTSGVSYGYSKNKIKYDINDVDSNENAMQLKLKLRKNISNYFKLSFGADYFITKFNENFDDNIAIKVANGYDSNIAAFYTEGDILFSKKLAMKVGLRYSNNSLLNENNVAPRASIAYKVSKTSQFSFAYGDFSQTPVVDYIKYSKYHQFESEKAQHYILNYQFTKPGQTFRAEAYYKDYSNLVQYDTKDIQYNSVFNNNGSGYAKGLDLFWRDSNLYKNLEYWISYSYIDSQRQYKNFPTMATPSFIANHSLSVVTKYFITDWKSQIGFTNSFTTGRPYNDPNQTQFMSGKTKTYNSLSFNWAYLLTTQKILYFSVSNVIGTKNIYGYDYAKLPDANGVYNRQAVTPTADRFFFVGFFWTISQNKNENQLKNL
- a CDS encoding HPP family protein, translating into MPNQKLKRSYRKTRYILYKETLIDSKEHFWSFIGSFVGIGILSYLESIRFSGTDIVFLIGSFGASSVLVYGIIQSPFSQPRNLIGGHVISAIIGVTVNQLVPDIIWLSAPLAVSLSIIFMQITKTLHPPGGATALIAVTGSAQIKDLGYMYVLSPVLDGVLILFITALIFNNMTSSRSYPSHSTYHKRYHKIRKRLIGR
- a CDS encoding DinB family protein, which encodes MSESKRVSNLYQSIYNGNPWLEVTLADTLKDVTAAQAYKKINPNLNTIWEIVNHLIQWRRNILRRVQGEIITTPDHNYFVPILDSSEPAWEQSLQSLAKSQELWSACLSDFNDADFEKIDQNNNHNFYEDIHGIIQHDVYHLGQIVILKKLL